In Chitinophaga sp. HK235, a single window of DNA contains:
- the cobI gene encoding precorrin-2 C(20)-methyltransferase, which translates to MNHTGKIYAVSLGPGDPDLITLKGWKALQQADKIYYPASLQQGQPRSYARTILDHYQLENKTWQPMLLEMSNDRSYNLQVYTETAEQMKTDVRQGLQVAFVSEGDISFYSTFIYLLEHIRRENLPLEVIAGVPSFLLAAAAHQQPLALLREKIAIIPLLENATVLEEHLCRFATIVLIKVRGAMAYITPFLENGQATMLYGEKLGTAEQYLATGIEALQERTLPYFSLIILKSNICN; encoded by the coding sequence TTGAACCATACCGGAAAAATATATGCAGTATCGTTAGGCCCGGGTGATCCGGACCTGATCACGCTCAAAGGCTGGAAAGCCCTGCAGCAGGCCGATAAGATCTATTATCCGGCCTCTCTGCAACAAGGACAGCCACGTAGTTACGCCAGGACCATCCTCGATCATTATCAGCTGGAAAATAAAACCTGGCAGCCTATGCTGCTCGAAATGTCCAACGACCGCAGCTATAACCTGCAGGTATATACGGAAACGGCTGAACAAATGAAAACGGATGTGCGGCAAGGTTTACAGGTGGCATTCGTCAGCGAAGGCGACATCTCTTTTTACAGCACCTTTATCTATCTCCTCGAACATATCCGCCGGGAAAATCTTCCCCTGGAAGTAATTGCGGGAGTACCTTCTTTTCTGCTGGCAGCGGCAGCCCACCAGCAACCGCTGGCACTGCTCCGCGAAAAAATTGCCATCATCCCGTTGCTTGAAAATGCTACGGTACTGGAAGAACACCTGTGCCGCTTTGCAACCATCGTGCTGATAAAAGTACGGGGAGCCATGGCATATATTACACCATTCCTGGAAAACGGCCAGGCTACTATGTTGTACGGGGAGAAGCTCGGCACTGCGGAGCAATATCTCGCCACTGGCATCGAAGCATTGCAGGAAAGAACGCTGCCTTATTTTTCATTGATCATTCTAAAAAGTAACATATGCAACTGA